A genomic window from Micromonospora ferruginea includes:
- a CDS encoding alcohol dehydrogenase catalytic domain-containing protein, whose amino-acid sequence MRALCWEGAGALAVRQVPDPELRNDHDMIVRVRRSATSGGDLPLLAGRVPEAAVGEVLGHEFLGEVVEVGPEVRRHRVADRVVVGAAVACGACWFCRQGLLACCDNGTSGPAAEPAWGQPTAGCYGRPARLGGFAGGHAEFVRVPYADVGAFTVPAEVDDDRAVFAADAAPAGWHGVEVGGVAPGDVVAVWGAGAVGQLTAAAAVARGAARVLVVDEHDDRLRMAARHTGAEPLDQRSVDVLAELRERSGGRGPDVCLDASGPPPGPARRPSGGPDAGTALREAVHACRKGGTVVVLGGGAEFVDRFPLGAVTDKGLAVRGGSRAGPGAIPALLDRMARGELVTEHLATHRLPLDRGADGYALFRDRADGCVRAVFTP is encoded by the coding sequence ATGAGGGCGCTGTGCTGGGAGGGCGCCGGCGCGCTGGCGGTGCGCCAGGTCCCCGACCCGGAACTGCGCAACGACCACGACATGATCGTGCGGGTGCGGCGCAGCGCGACCAGCGGTGGTGACCTGCCGCTGCTGGCCGGGCGGGTGCCCGAGGCGGCCGTCGGCGAGGTGCTCGGGCACGAGTTCCTCGGCGAGGTGGTCGAGGTCGGGCCGGAGGTGCGCCGGCACCGGGTCGCCGACCGGGTGGTGGTCGGCGCGGCGGTCGCCTGCGGGGCGTGCTGGTTCTGCCGGCAGGGGCTGCTGGCCTGCTGCGACAACGGGACCAGCGGGCCGGCGGCGGAACCGGCGTGGGGGCAGCCCACCGCCGGGTGCTACGGCCGTCCGGCCCGCCTCGGCGGCTTCGCCGGCGGACACGCCGAGTTCGTCCGCGTCCCGTACGCCGACGTGGGCGCGTTCACCGTGCCGGCGGAGGTGGACGACGACCGGGCGGTCTTCGCCGCCGACGCCGCGCCGGCCGGGTGGCACGGGGTGGAGGTGGGCGGGGTCGCCCCGGGCGACGTGGTGGCGGTCTGGGGCGCGGGCGCGGTCGGCCAGCTCACCGCCGCGGCGGCGGTGGCCCGCGGGGCGGCCCGGGTGCTCGTGGTGGACGAGCACGACGACCGGCTGCGGATGGCGGCCCGGCACACCGGCGCCGAACCGCTCGACCAGCGGTCCGTGGACGTCCTCGCCGAGCTGCGCGAGCGCAGCGGCGGCCGGGGACCGGACGTGTGCCTGGACGCGTCCGGGCCGCCACCCGGTCCGGCGCGCCGGCCGAGCGGCGGCCCGGACGCCGGGACGGCGCTGCGCGAGGCGGTGCACGCCTGCCGCAAGGGCGGCACGGTGGTGGTGCTCGGCGGCGGGGCGGAGTTCGTGGACCGGTTCCCGCTCGGCGCGGTGACCGACAAGGGCCTGGCCGTCCGCGGCGGCAGCCGGGCCGGACCGGGTGCCATCCCCGCGCTGCTGGACCGGATGGCCCGGGGTGAGCTGGTCACCGAGCACCTCGCCACCCACCGGCTGCCGCTGGACCGGGGCGCCGACGGGTACGCGCTGTTCCGCGACCGGGCGGACGGCTGCGTCCGGGCGGTGTTCACCCCGTGA
- a CDS encoding helix-turn-helix transcriptional regulator has product MPEEADPVRLATVPTGAAVPTGAAVPADAGRSPDAAVRDDGTPAPDTVGAPAAASGVPADGPPLLASRLTPPAPPEPTVLRPRLLDRLERGVAGPVTLLLAPAGWGKTTVLSGWARAARPGPAPVWVTVAEGDTTGRLWAYLAEALRTAVAGNPDEGPPPPVPGGPPRPEQLEALAAALATRERPVLLVLDDLHRVTDPAALAGLEFLLRHGDGRLRLVAGARREPPLALHRWRLAGELTVLGPDELAFTADEVADLLVAHGVPVPADAVPRLVERTAGWPAGLRFAALALAAGTDPARAVDQVAGDQPDVAAYLRDEVLAPLDPAARDVLRRGAVAVAVCADLAAALTGRADAGRLLAEAAREGGFVQQDGGSPPWYRPHPLLADVLRAELGRLPAGELRELHRRAAAWFAGHDRPAEALRHALTAGEWDDATALLVTRWPELAPDEPARTAAPAPPEPPAEAVRRDPELALAEAAERAYAGDPAAADGPLRRAVAHAADLPASRRDRFRRLATAVELSLARLGGDHDEVRRAADRLLATAPEHGRRGGTVPAGGGDEDDVRAVAGAALGLVALAEGELSTAGERFADALAAARRAGRPRTELLCASRSAALAAARGALRAAEEHAREALAMPPCRGWSSRLDCGYAYLALALAHWQRDRPAEAAAHLALAGPAGGEPGGAALVALCRAGLLADGGDPAAALRTLAAARAVAPGPELGAWLTAGEAQLRAAVGDAAGGRALLDAVGGDPPDPAVALASARLWRAAGDTRAAERALPDWTGPDAPRWPLPVRLGAGLLDAALAGAAGDGRRAGRLLEEALALAEPEGCRRVFTRAEPGLRDLLAAHLDSGTAYWATVDDLLRGVDESTAGAAPDGAARALDEPLTERELTILRYLQSILSNVEIAAELSLSVNTVKTHVRNIYRKLDATRRREAVRRARELRLI; this is encoded by the coding sequence ATGCCGGAGGAGGCCGACCCGGTCCGGCTGGCCACCGTGCCGACCGGGGCCGCCGTGCCCACCGGGGCCGCCGTGCCGGCGGACGCGGGGAGGTCCCCGGACGCCGCCGTGCGGGACGACGGGACGCCGGCCCCGGACACCGTGGGCGCGCCGGCCGCCGCGTCGGGCGTACCGGCCGACGGCCCGCCGCTGCTCGCGTCCCGGCTGACGCCGCCCGCACCGCCGGAGCCGACGGTGCTCCGGCCCCGGCTGCTCGACCGGCTGGAGCGCGGCGTGGCCGGGCCGGTCACCCTGCTGCTCGCCCCGGCCGGCTGGGGCAAGACGACGGTCCTGTCCGGTTGGGCCCGCGCGGCGCGGCCCGGCCCGGCGCCGGTCTGGGTGACCGTGGCGGAGGGTGACACCACCGGCCGGCTCTGGGCCTACCTGGCCGAGGCGCTGCGCACCGCCGTCGCCGGGAACCCGGACGAGGGCCCGCCACCGCCGGTGCCGGGCGGCCCGCCCCGGCCCGAGCAGTTGGAGGCGCTCGCCGCCGCGCTCGCCACGCGCGAGCGTCCGGTGCTGCTGGTCCTGGACGACCTGCACCGGGTCACCGACCCGGCGGCGCTGGCCGGGCTGGAGTTCCTGCTCCGCCACGGCGACGGGCGGCTGCGGCTGGTGGCCGGCGCGCGGCGGGAACCGCCGCTGGCCCTGCACCGGTGGCGGCTGGCCGGCGAGCTGACCGTGCTCGGCCCGGACGAGCTGGCGTTCACCGCCGACGAGGTGGCCGACCTGCTGGTCGCGCACGGCGTGCCGGTGCCGGCCGACGCGGTGCCCCGGCTGGTCGAGCGGACCGCCGGATGGCCGGCCGGGCTGCGCTTCGCGGCGCTGGCGCTGGCCGCCGGCACCGACCCGGCGCGCGCCGTGGACCAGGTCGCCGGCGACCAGCCGGACGTCGCCGCGTACCTGCGGGACGAGGTGCTCGCGCCGCTGGACCCGGCGGCCCGCGACGTGCTGCGTCGCGGCGCGGTGGCGGTCGCGGTCTGCGCCGACCTGGCCGCCGCGCTGACCGGCCGCGCCGACGCCGGGCGCCTGCTGGCCGAGGCGGCCCGGGAGGGCGGGTTCGTCCAGCAGGACGGGGGCAGCCCGCCCTGGTACCGGCCGCACCCGCTGCTGGCCGATGTGCTCCGCGCCGAGCTGGGCCGGCTGCCCGCCGGCGAACTGCGCGAGCTGCACCGGCGGGCGGCCGCCTGGTTCGCCGGGCACGACCGGCCGGCCGAGGCGCTGCGGCACGCCCTGACCGCCGGCGAGTGGGACGACGCCACCGCGCTGCTGGTCACCCGCTGGCCGGAGCTGGCCCCGGACGAGCCGGCCCGGACCGCCGCGCCCGCGCCACCCGAGCCGCCCGCCGAGGCGGTGCGCCGGGACCCCGAGCTGGCGCTGGCCGAGGCCGCCGAGCGGGCGTACGCCGGGGACCCGGCCGCGGCGGACGGACCGCTGCGGCGGGCGGTCGCGCACGCGGCGGACCTGCCCGCGTCGCGTCGCGACCGGTTCCGCCGGCTGGCCACCGCGGTCGAGTTGAGCCTGGCCCGCCTGGGCGGGGACCACGATGAGGTACGCCGGGCGGCCGACCGGCTGCTCGCCACCGCCCCGGAGCACGGGCGGCGCGGCGGGACGGTGCCGGCGGGCGGCGGGGACGAGGACGACGTGCGGGCGGTGGCCGGGGCCGCGCTGGGGCTGGTCGCGCTCGCCGAGGGGGAGCTGTCGACGGCGGGGGAGCGGTTCGCCGACGCGCTCGCGGCGGCGCGCCGGGCCGGCCGGCCGCGCACCGAGCTGCTCTGCGCCAGCCGGTCGGCGGCGCTGGCGGCGGCCCGGGGCGCGCTGCGGGCGGCCGAGGAGCACGCCCGGGAGGCGCTGGCCATGCCGCCCTGCCGAGGCTGGTCGTCCCGGCTGGACTGCGGCTACGCGTACCTGGCGTTGGCGTTGGCGCACTGGCAGCGGGACCGGCCGGCGGAGGCCGCCGCCCACCTGGCGCTGGCCGGGCCGGCCGGCGGGGAGCCGGGCGGTGCCGCGCTGGTCGCGCTCTGTCGGGCCGGGCTGCTGGCCGACGGCGGCGACCCGGCGGCGGCGCTGCGCACGCTCGCCGCGGCGCGGGCCGTGGCACCCGGCCCGGAGCTGGGCGCGTGGCTCACCGCCGGCGAGGCGCAGCTCCGCGCCGCGGTCGGTGACGCGGCCGGTGGCCGGGCCCTGCTGGACGCGGTGGGCGGCGACCCGCCCGACCCGGCGGTGGCGCTGGCGTCGGCCCGGCTGTGGCGGGCCGCCGGCGACACCCGGGCGGCGGAACGGGCGCTGCCCGACTGGACCGGGCCGGACGCGCCGCGGTGGCCGCTGCCGGTACGGCTGGGCGCCGGCCTTCTGGACGCGGCGCTGGCCGGCGCGGCCGGGGACGGCCGGCGGGCCGGGCGGCTGCTGGAGGAGGCGCTGGCGCTGGCCGAGCCGGAGGGCTGCCGGCGCGTCTTCACCCGGGCCGAGCCGGGGCTGCGCGACCTGCTGGCGGCGCACCTGGACTCCGGCACGGCCTACTGGGCCACGGTCGACGACCTGCTCCGCGGCGTCGACGAGTCGACGGCCGGTGCCGCGCCGGACGGGGCGGCGCGGGCCCTGGACGAGCCGCTCACCGAGCGGGAGCTGACCATCCTGCGCTATCTCCAGAGCATCCTGTCCAACGTGGAGATCGCCGCCGAGCTGTCCCTGTCGGTCAACACCGTCAAGACGCACGTGCGCAACATCTACCGCAAGCTCGACGCCACCCGCCGGCGGGAGGCGGTCCGGCGGGCGCGCGAGCTGCGGCTGATCTGA
- a CDS encoding DsbA family protein, whose protein sequence is MTTPLQVTTARLRIPVSDRDHVRGPVDAPVTIVEYGDFQCRFCGAAYPNLAEVLRQRADVVRLAYRHFPITNVHPYAESAAETAEAAGVRGRFWEMHDWLYEHQDQLDPVHLSLGVEQIGLPPDEVDAEVGRQAHADRVRQDFVGGIRSGVNGTPTLFVNDTRHDGGYDLAELLAVVDAAAGG, encoded by the coding sequence ATGACGACGCCGTTGCAGGTCACCACCGCCCGGCTGCGGATACCGGTCTCCGACCGGGACCACGTCCGCGGGCCGGTCGACGCCCCGGTCACCATCGTCGAGTACGGCGACTTCCAGTGCCGCTTCTGCGGCGCCGCCTACCCGAACCTGGCCGAGGTGCTGCGCCAGCGGGCCGACGTGGTGCGGCTGGCGTACCGCCACTTCCCGATCACCAACGTCCACCCGTACGCGGAGAGCGCGGCGGAGACCGCGGAGGCCGCCGGCGTGCGGGGCCGGTTCTGGGAGATGCACGACTGGCTCTACGAGCACCAGGACCAGCTCGACCCGGTGCACCTGTCGCTCGGCGTGGAACAGATCGGGCTGCCGCCCGACGAGGTCGACGCCGAGGTGGGCCGGCAGGCCCACGCCGACCGGGTCCGGCAGGACTTCGTGGGCGGGATCCGCAGCGGGGTCAACGGCACCCCGACGCTGTTCGTCAACGACACCCGCCACGACGGCGGCTACGACCTGGCCGAACTGCTGGCCGTGGTGGACGCCGCCGCCGGAGGCTGA
- a CDS encoding redoxin domain-containing protein, whose protein sequence is MSDPNGLITAGQAAPGFTLPASPDGREVGPGQFRSHPVVLAFYPADWTPVCGDQMALYQAALPELERYGATLLGISVDSVDSHRAFAESRGIRFPLLADFEPKGEVSRRYGAYAPRGQSDRALVVIDPDGRVAWSHLSPPEVNPGVDGILDALEQLGTDRRVDAR, encoded by the coding sequence ATGAGTGATCCGAACGGGCTGATCACAGCCGGGCAGGCCGCGCCCGGATTCACCCTGCCGGCGTCGCCGGACGGGCGGGAGGTGGGCCCCGGGCAGTTCCGGAGCCACCCGGTCGTGCTGGCCTTCTACCCCGCCGACTGGACCCCGGTCTGCGGCGACCAGATGGCCCTCTACCAGGCCGCCCTGCCCGAGCTGGAGCGGTACGGCGCGACGCTGCTGGGCATCTCGGTGGACAGCGTCGACTCGCACCGGGCGTTCGCCGAGAGCCGGGGCATCCGGTTCCCGCTGCTCGCCGACTTCGAGCCGAAGGGCGAGGTGTCCCGCCGCTACGGCGCGTACGCGCCGCGCGGGCAGTCGGACCGGGCGCTGGTGGTGATCGACCCGGACGGCCGGGTGGCCTGGAGCCACCTGTCCCCGCCCGAGGTGAACCCGGGCGTGGACGGCATCCTCGACGCCCTGGAACAACTGGGCACGGATCGGCGGGTGGACGCCCGATGA